A single region of the Phalacrocorax aristotelis chromosome 17, bGulAri2.1, whole genome shotgun sequence genome encodes:
- the CNTRL gene encoding centriolin isoform X1, with translation MKKGSVRKALCRKTQMSASRTPSPMSPVSSSTRSPSPLSRQTSPSPCKSTEGRHQQLDITAENIEAAFKYKFHKGENGVSPGVRYITEPLIKGLSKQENLACISSLNLSSPKDGDKKFKYIENLEKCFKLETLNLSNNQIEKIEKLDKLMKLRELNLSCNKISKIEGIEHMQNLQKLNLSGNEIEHIPVWVGKKLRSLRILNLKQNKVSSLHDIAKLKPLQDLTYLFLADNPVVSLPHYRLYTIFHLRALENLDGWPVTNHDRQEALERFNLEEIEKLERELENTVKEMENLKLHQSKVLEQLHRQDEVNKSLKEKTLRQKQSYEDLQRDLDTKNELLKQKTMELTRACQKQYELEQELAFYKIDAKFEPLNYFPSEDVELDNIPGESPYIGKARYKRNMFIREGYIANKAQQMEIGKMQLDEGDFYRKPQLKLQLQTLDELLEGKEKKIHSAQRRLEELQNAVGNAEQQVLKVTGELQQLEDALAQKKISQANKEGLEQQLSEKIEILHRLHRGALELEKQMEKQKREIGTKQKELEDLQSSVASVDPEDPRHAHMKAQKASKEQQFDVMNKHYKQLEGRLDEMLSRIVKETEEIKDLEQQLTDGQIATNEALKRDLESIIIGLQEYLEGVKRQAKQANDECKELQKDKESLLQRLADLEEERNNLEIVAMDAENMRKEITMLESALQEQREINESLRDAQGDISAYEAELEAQLRDRDAEANQQKEELERLKQLSQMELSALQAELEKEKQALENALTKAQLAEEKELQNYKLLSQFKQLQGDNNHLKQQLKDLQNQLNHVVGNLIHPEEVLARINELKQKLQTGDGEIKCQNSADALGKSLANLQEEFNAILADAQREKEKAWARQRQLQEEVVYQQEKLEEVQEKYRQVKSENRQNKNKVRQLENEIQHLHEKIKSMEEIQGLADQQLQEADEEKENILAQLEDLEKRKKIEDARAQMQFVSLDKELKELKRAIITSDKLAATELSIAKNQLKALHGTVLRINQERAEEIEEAEEFCAEAARAARDLARAEAEIELLQQLLKEKEEQFQHEMEKAGEKADASSSQKLEIDKLNEAMEQQKAEIDRLRWLLNNIGTGNKDEIDNLQDEIAALRNVLSYQNDYITSIADPLKRRGYWYYMPSSQASTPASRSTKDSGVCLLCYGTSTPRRGYGQDRQCRKEGLPNQGGCWVYSPVRNRSYKTNSGKDKRAKEDSEGHEETHVPKDAPFVPPPGTVIYTVLPDGAPVPQGTVVYGPPPAAASGGSVAPGSVIYGPPPVGAQVVYGPLPPNFTVPLIPVGVLHCNVPEHHDLESEVSRLEDTVYYLKSRKYKDKWSEAAQHKCKKEVEKLHQNIEELLHEREELEHEVAELQRAAQHNKRKDFIEGYTDNLIAELQLEKSLKHHEDIADEIECIEKTLLKRRAELREADRLLTEAEVELDSTRGKTKDIIQKYSHAKQHLSRTETEAEELERRAQEMAIKLVKADQQLRSLQTDTRDLEQHKREQEGVLKEMNKMVAARDSEFQSLNQKIEMLTESLQKLQGDIKVAEGNEEHHLQILREGENLLQGKKTELERLKDEITAQQQELLFLEQQLNQRKEELHVLQDCISQKKGDLKEALRDGETEAQEKLRQIREIKLLLEELDVERKELDVQINEKRAQLSFIRKDIGEEEENLQGILGQISRHKMELKNVLEMLELENNELQGLKLQHDQKVNELEKTQVAILEEKLKLENIQRLFQCQQGEVDWQEQLLEKNRQENEHLVSQMHTLQNNIESLNKEKEKLEDDCQSLEKKLSQTRRGLTAAEDSSRTALANVEKMELDVKNLHQEVDLLNKQKTSLNGEIIVVQRDLQGKKEELETLKGELNASRQQLQLVEQDLKNNTRHQDELLRERATLKEDILQYLRKRKDCQERLKKRENQLQQLQKEIEEKETELAKQEAILHRLKQTSEREGKKLEECTAKVKDQKILLEKELTDQQKKLEQATAKVRLAEENLRKLQKEESRCAALETVRKSKHQLSEKELQQKNREIQSLLKELEASKCEVNSLQDQIAAERRKAEKQIWSLKEAMKKQRMQLERKLQEQKHQNNCLQSDIATAEQAARNNHERAECLIKDLGHIQEDYMDLQSQVQLSGQTQVKTREGLEERQREIQDAAALLKLEVEDEIRTGFKCSSPSSLEPVEDLEASSEVKGILQCESDSFEESGLFAADKRLLSLEEKLNFSKVVLMKDEQWRGEALREKLQHLEDRLKVQLRQCMSKQVEVLIRGKQQTEGTLHSLKRQVDALDDLVSSTSSDSQFLAQSSSLASLHDAVNLTKTQAALTRLGHCRSRPAGIPAGSRALHSCPRGIAP, from the exons ATGAAGAAGGGCTCGGTAAGAAAAGCATTATGTAGAAAAACACAGATGTCAGCTTCTCGGACACCTAGTCCAATGTCTCCTGTCAGTTCAAGTACCAGATCGCCATCTCCTCTTAGCCGACAAACATCTCCATCTCCTTGCAAAAGCACAGAGGGGAGGCACCAACAGCTTGATATTACGGCAGAAAACATAGaagctgcttttaaatacaAGTTCCATAAAG GTGAAAATGGTGTTAGTCCAGGAGTTAGATACATTACTGAACCCCTTATAAAAGGTCTGTCAAAACAGGAAAACTTGGCATGTATAAGCTCACTGAATCTTTCTTCCCCAAAGGATGGGGACAAGAAATTTAAG TACATAGAAAACTTGGAAAAGTGCTTTAAACTAGAGACACTAAATCTGAGTAACAACCAAATAGAGAAGATTGAGAAGTTGGATAAACTGATGAAGTTGCGTGAACTCAATTTGTCTTGCAATAAAATCAG taaaattgaAGGTATAGAACATATGCAGAATCTACAAAAGCTGAACCTCTCAGGGAACGAGATTGAGCATATTCCTGTGTGGGTGGGGAAGAAACTCAGATCCCTGCGCATCCTTAATTTGAAACAGAATAAAGTATCATCA CTCCATGATATAGCTAAACTAAAGCCTCTACAAGATCTGACTTATCTATTCCTTGCTGATAATCCAGTTGTAAGTCTGCCTCACTACCGCTTGTACACCATATTCCACTTGCGAGCACTGGAAAACTTGGATGGATGGCCAGTGACAAATCATGACAGGCAGGAAGCTCTAGAGAGGTTCAATTTAG aagagatAGAAAAATTGGAGAGAGAGTTGGAAAACACAGTGAAGGAGATGGAGAACCTTAAACTTCACCAGTCCAAAGTGCTTGAGCAACTTCACCGTCAAGATGAGGTCAAcaaatcattaaaagaaaagactttGCGACAGAAACAAAGCTATGAGGACCTGCAAAGGGACCTGGACACCAAAAATGAATTG TTAAAGCAGAAGACAATGGAGCTAACCCGAGCCTGCCAGAAGCAGTATGAATTGGAGCAGGAACTGGCATTTTATAAGATTGATGCAAAATTTGAGCCGTTAAATTATTTTCCGTCAGag GATGTTGAACTTGATAACATACCTGGTGAAAGCCCGTACATTGGTAAGGCCAGatataaaagaaatatgtttataaGAGAAGGCTACATTGCTAACAAAGCTCAGCAGATGGAGATTGGAAAAATGCAGCTAGATGAAGGCGACTTTTATAGGAAACCCCAGCTGAAATTGCAGCTCCAAACTCTGGATGAACTGCTAgagggtaaagaaaaaaagattcattcag cACAAAGAAGATTAGAAGAACTGCAAAATGCAGTGGGAAATGCAGAGCAACAGGTTTTGAAAGTAACGGGGGAACTGCAACAACTGGAGGATGCTCTGGCTCAGAAAAAG ATATCACAAGCCAACAAGGAAGGCCTTGAGCAGCAATTGAGCGAAAAGATAGAAATCCTGCATCGGCTCCACAGGGGAGCTTTagaactggaaaaacaaatggagaaacagaaaagagaaataggGACAAAACAGAAAGAGCTTGAAGACTTGCAGAGTTCTGTTGCTTCTGTAGATCCTGAAGATCCAAGACAT GCTCACATGAAAGCTCAAAAAGCAAGTAAAGAGCAGCAGTTTGATGTGATGAACAAGCATTACAAACAGCTCGAGGGTCGCCTGGATGAGATGCTCTCTAGGATTGTTAAGGAGACTGAGGAGATCAAGGACTTGGAGCAACAGCTCACTGATg gTCAAATAGCAACAAACGAAGCACTGAAAAGGGATTTAGAAAGTATTATCATTGGATTACAGGAATATCTCGAGGGTGTTAAGCGTCAGGCAAAACAGGCCAATGATGAATGTAAGGAGTTGCAGAAGGACAAAGAATCTTTGCTACAAAGATTGGCAGatctggaggaagaaaggaacaaCCTGGAAATAGTTGCCATGGATGCAGAAAATATGAGAAAA GAAATCACAATGCTAGAGAGTGCGCTCCAAGAGCAGCGAGAAATAAATGAATCGCTTCGAGATGCACAGGGGGACATCAGTGCCTACGAGGCTGAACTGGAAGCCCAGCTAAGAGACAGAGATGCTGAAGCCAATCAGCAAAAAGAAGAATTGGAAAGACTGAAACAACTTAGCCAG ATGGAACTGTCAGCCCTGCAAGCTgaacttgaaaaagaaaagcaagcgTTAGAGAATGCTCTGACCAAAGCACAACTAGCAGAAGAGAAGGAACTGCAAAATTATAAGCTCCTTTCTCAGTTCAAACAATTGCAG GGAGACAATAATCACCTGAAACAACAGCTTAAAGATCTTCAGAATCAGCTAAACCATGTGGTTGGTAACTTAATTCATCCTGAGGAAGTCTTAGCTCGTATAAATGAACTCAAGCAAAAGCTTCAGACAGGAGATGGAGAGATTAA atgTCAGAATTCAGCCGATGCTTTAGGGAAAAGCCTTGCAAACCTGCAGGAAGAATTCAATGCCATCCTTGCTGATGctcagagggaaaaagagaaagcatggGCTAGACAGAGACAATTGCAGGAAGAAGTGGTATACCAGCAGGAAAAACTGGAAGAAGTACAGGAGAAATATAGACAG GTTAAATCTGAAAACAGGCAGAACAAGAACAAGGTCCGTCAGTTAGAGAATGAAATTCaacatttacatgaaaaaataaagagcatGGAAGAAATTCAGGGCCTTGCTGATCAACAGCTCCAAGAGGCagatgaagagaaagagaatatTCTTGCTCAACTGGAAGATTTAGAGAAAAGG aaaaaaatagaagatgCCAGGGCACAAATGCAATTTGTCAGTCTAGATAAAGAACTGAAGGAACTGAAGAGAGCAATCATCACTTCAGATAAACTGGCAGCCACAGAGCTCTCCATTGCCAAAAATCAGCTAAAAGCTCTTCATGGGACTGTTCTCAGAATTAATCAGGAGCGAGCTGAG GAGATTGAGGAAGCTGAAGAGTTCTGTGCTGAGGCAGCTCGTGCGGCTCGGGATCTTGCtagagcagaagcagaaatagaATTATTACAACAGCTCCTcaaggagaaggaagaacaa TTTCAGCATGAAATGGAGAAAGCTGGTGAGAAGGCTGATGCGTCAAGCTCTCAGAAGTTGGAAATTGATAAATTAAATGAAGCTATGGagcaacaaaaagcagaaattgaCCGTTTAAGATGGTTGCTGAATAACATCGGGACAG GTAACAAAGATGAAATTGACAACTTACAAGATGAAATTGCAGCACTCAGAAACGTGCTTTCATACCAGAATGATTACATCACCAGTATAGCAGATCCATTGAAAAGAAGGGGATACTGGTATTACATGCCATCATCTCAG gctTCAACTCCTGCTTCCCGCAGCACAAAAGATTCTGGCGTTTGTTTACTCTGTTACGGCACATCCACACCCAGACGAGGGTATGGGCAGGACAGGCAGTGCAGGAAGGAAGGCTTGCCCAATCAAGGAGGATGTTGGGTTTATTCACCAGTCAGAAATAGGTCGTACAAAACAAATTCTGGTAAAG acaaaagagcaaaagaagaTAGTGAAGGACATGAAGAAACGCATGTTCCCAAAGATGCTCCTTTTGTACCACCACCTGGTACAGTTATTTACACAGTCCTTCCAGATGGTGCCCCTGTACCTCAGGGAACTGTGGTTTATGGCCCTCCTCCTGCGGCAGCAAGTGGAGGTTCAGTTGCTCCTGGATCTGTTATCTATGGCCCACCTCCTGTGGGAGCCCAGGTTGTTTATGGCCCTCTTCCTCCAAACTTCACCGTCCCACTCATTCCTGTTGGAGTGCTTCACTGCAATGTGCCTGAACATCATGATTTG GAGAGTGAAGTCTCAAGGCTAGAAGACACCGTGTATTACTTAAAGTCTCGGAAATATAAAGATAAATGGTCAGAGGCAGCTCAgcataaatgcaaaaaagagGTGGAAAAATTGCATCAAAACATTGAAGAACTTCTGCATGAAAGAGAAGAGCTGGAACATGAAGTAGCAGAGCTACAAAGAGCAGCTCAACATAACAAACGCAA GGACTTTATTGAAGGGTATACTGACAACCTTATTGCAGAACTGCAGTTAGAAAAGTCTCTTAAACATCATGAAGATATTGCAGATGAAATTGAATGTATAGAGAAGACTCTTCTGAAACGACGAGCAGAGCTTAGAGAGGCAGATAGGCTACTTACAGAAGCTGAAGTGGAACTTGACAGCACACGAGGGAAA ACTAAAGACATTATTCAAAAGTACAGTCATGCCAAACAGCATTTGTCCCGTACtgaaactgaggcagaggagCTAGAGCGAAGGGCTCAGGAAATGGCCATTAAACTTGTGAAGGCAGATCAGCAATTAAG GTCATTACAGACAGATACAAGGGATTTAGAACAGCATAAGAGGGAACAAGAAGGTGTTTTGAAGGAAATGAACAAAATGGTGGCTGCAAGGGACTCTGAGTTCCAGTCGCTAAACCAGAAGATAGAAATGCTAACtgaaag TCTTCAGAAGCTTCAAGGAGATATCAAAGTTGCAGAAGGCAATGAAGAACATCACCTCCAAATCCTCAGAGAAGGAGAGAACCTTCTTCAAGGCAAGAAAACCGAACTGGAAAGATTAAAAGATGAG atcactgctcagcaacaagaGCTCTTGTTTCTGGAGCAACAGttaaatcaaagaaaagaagagctCCATGTCCTTCAAGACTGTATTTCTCAAAAGAAAGGTGACCTCAAAGAAGCTCTTCGAGATGGAGAGACTGAAGCACAAGAAAAACTACGCCAAATAAGA GAAATAAAACTACTTCTGGAAGAGCTTGATGTTGAGAGGAAAGAACTGGATGTCCAGATTAACGAGAAAAGAGCGCAGCTTTCATTCATACGGAAGGATattggagaagaggaagaaaatcttcAAGGAATACTTGGGCAAATCAGCAGGCACAAGATGG AACTGAAAAATGTTCTGGAAATGCTGGAGCTTGAAAATAATGAACTTCAAGGTTTGAAACTACAACATGACCAAAAGGTCAATGAGCTAGAAAAGACTCAGGTTGCAATTCTAGAA GAGAAGTTAAAATTGGAGAATATTCAGCGATTATTTCAGTGTCAGCAAGGGGAAGTGGATTGGCAGGAACAACTGCTTGAGAAAAACCGTCAGGAAAATGAACATCTGGTTTCTCAAATGCACACTCTGCAGAATAATATTGAGTCtttgaataaagaaaaggaaaagcttgaaGATGACTGTCAGAGTCTGGAGAAGAAGTTGTCACAAACCAGAAG AGGCTTAACTGCTGCTGaagacagcagcagaactgcaCTGGCCAACGTAGAAAAAATGGAACTGGACGTTAAAAACCTGCATCAGGAGGTAGATCtactgaacaaacaaaaaacctcactgAATGGGGAGATTATTGTTGTACAGAGGGATCTTCAAG ggaaaaaggaagaactaGAAACACTGAAAGGAGAATTAAATGCTTCCAGGCAACAGCTTCAACTGGTGGAACAG gatttgaaaaataatacaagGCATCAGGATGAGTTGCTTAGAGAACGGGCAACCCTGAAAGAAGATATCCTACAGTATTTAAGGAAACGGAAGGATTGCCAAGAGAGACTGAAAAAGAGGGAGAACCAATtgcagcagctccagaaagAGAttgaagagaaggaaacagaactAGCCAAGCAAGAAGCG ATTCTTCATCGCCTCAAGCAAACTTCAGAGCGCGAAGGAAAAAAACTGGAAGAATGTACTGCTAAAGTGAAAGATCAGAAAATACTATTGGAAAAGGAACTAACAGATCAACAGAAGAAACTGGAGCAGGCAACAGCGAAAGTAAGGCTGGCGGAAGAAAACCTCAGGAAGCTGCAAAAGGAGGAGTCGCGATGTGCAGCACTTGAAACTGtcagaaaaagca AACATCAGCTCTCAGAAAAAGaattacaacaaaaaaatagagaaatacaGTCTCTTCTAAAAGAACTGGAAGCCTCCAAGTGTGAGGTAAACAGTCTCCAGGATCAGatagcagcagagaggagaaaagcagaaaaacaaatctggaGTCTGAAAGAAGCgatgaaaaagcaaaggatgcagctggaaagaaaactgcag GAACAAAAGCACCAAAATAACTGTTTGCAGAGCGATATAGCGACTGCTGAACAAGCAGCACGCAACAACCATGAACGAGCCGAGTGCCTTATTAAGGACCTTGGCCATATCCAAGAGGACTACATGGATCTCCAGAGCCAGGTACAGCTGAGCGGCCAAACACAG